GAAGGAGAAAATTGCCCTTCTAACCTTAACGGATCGTGGCCTGGATACCATCCTGCGCATTGTCCATGGTTTGCCGGAGAGTGTTCAGCCTAAAATATATCTGCATCAGAAAGTTATTCCTCAAAAAAACATCACAGCGCAAAGGGATTATCAGGTATTTTCCCGGTTGAAGGATATTGTACCCCAGTTGTGGCAGGAATCTGAGGTTCTGGTCTTTGTAATGGCTTCCGGAATTGTGGTCCGGCAAATTGCTTCCTTAGTAGAAGGAAAAGACCGGGATCCGGCTGTTCTGGTCCTTGATGAGGCAGGAGAGTTTGTCATACCTCTGCTTTCCGGGCACTTAGGCGGTGCCAACGCCTGGGCACGGCAGATTTCTGAACATATTAAAGCGGTTCCCGTGATTACTACAGCTACCGATGTAAGGGGAATGGTGGCTCCGGACGAATATGCCCGCAGGTATGGCTGGAAAGTTGAGCCTGTATCTCATTTGCCGGAAGTCAACAGTTTATTGCTTAAGCGAAGTTATCTTAATGTTTGGACGAGTTATCCCTTTCAAGCCAATGAAAATGCCTGGCTCCAGGATTCTCACTACCGGTTTTTGCCGGATTCGGATAAAGATCAAGCCAATGTCATTATTGATGCTTTTCCGGATTCAAATGTTAAAGGAGATTCCCTGTATCTTGTCCCCCCGGTTTTAAGTGTGGGAGTAGGGTGCCGGCGGGGGGTTGCTAAAGAAATTATTTTAGAGAGGATTCTGACTGCTATCCAGCTGCTGGGAGCCTCCCCTAAGGCAATTTCCGGATTATATAGTATAGACCTTAAATCAGACGAAGTTGGGCTGATTGAAGCGGCCGCTTACCTGGGGGTTCCTTTCAGAACTTTTCCGGCGGAGGAGCTTCAAACTGTAAATCATCAAAATCAATTAAATCGATCAAATTTTGTAAGCGAAAAGATAGGAGTGGACGGTGTATGCGAAGCAGCGAGTTTACTGGGAACCAGCAAGGGGCGGCTCATTCTGCCGAAGACCAAGGGACAGGGGGTAACAGTAGCAATCAGCATAGAAAACTTTATGTTGTAGGTCTGGGACCTGGGGATCAAGCTCATATGACGGGAAAGGTTCAATCTGTCTTAAACGAAGTTGAGTACATAGTAGGATATAAGACTTATGTAGATCTTATTCGTTCTTATTTAACCCATCAACAGGTTGTGGCCACGGGGATGCGGCAAGAAATTGACCGCTGTCGTGAAGCGATTCGCTTGGCCGCCGAAGGTCATCGCGTTGCCGTTATCAGCAGCGGAGATGCAGGAGTTTATGGAATGGCCGGAATCATTATTGAATGTATGGAGCAGGAAAATCTCCTGGATATGCCTTTAGAAATTATCCCTGGGGTAACAGCAGCTTCAGCGGCTGCTTCCATGCTTGGTGCACCCTTAATGCATGATTTTGCGGTGGTCAGCTTAAGTGACCTGCTGACTCCTTGGGAGGTCATTGAAAAACGAGTTCGCTTAGCAGCTGAGGGAGATTTTATCTTCGCTCTTTATAACCCGAAAAGCAAGGGCCGCCCTCATCATATTGAAACTGTCAGGGAAATCATTTTACAATACCGCCGTCCGGATACTCCCGTTGGCTTGGTCCGGGAAGCATTGCGGGGTGAGGAATCCAGTGTGGAAATTACCACCTTGGAAGATTTCACAAACCACACCATTGATATGCTTACTACTGTCATTATTGGCAACTCCCAAACCAGGATTGTCGGACCCTACATGGTTACTCCTCGGGGGTACAAGCTGTGAAGCTTTTGGTCTTAGCAGGCACTGAAGATGGGCGTGAACTGGCTGAAGCTTTGCTGCGGCGGGGTCATGATGTTTTAGTGTCTACCCTGACTGCCTATGGAGCCGATTTGGCTCAAGGGCAAGGTCTTCAAGCTCGCTTTGGAGCAATGGATGCCCGGAGGCTCACGGATCTTCTCAGAGCACAGGAGTTTTCGGCTTTAGTGGACGCTACTCACCCTTACGCATTGCAGGTCAAGGAACTTGCCCGAAAAGCTTGTGGGGACCTGGAAATCCCATACTTGCGTTGGGAGCGCTCAGCTCTGAACCTGCCGGAACATCCTCTCATTCATTGGGCGGAGGATTTGCCTGAGGCTGCTTCCCTAGCTGCAGCATTAGGACAGCGTATCCTGCTCACGACTGGCAGCAATGGACTGCCGGAATGGGCAGTTCATCCCGCTATGAAGGATAAAACTCTTTTTGTCCGGGTCCTGCCGACTTCAGCAGTTTTGGCCCGTTGTGAGGAACTTGGCTTTAAACCCAATCAAATCATCGCTGCTCAAGGTCCCTTTTCTCAAGAGTGGGATGAAGCTATGTTTAAGCAGCTTAAAGTTGAGGTTGTCGTGGCTAAAGAAAGCGGAAAAGTCGGGGGCACTTTGGAAAAAGTCCTGGCCTGTCTCGGTCTACACATTCCAATGGTTATGATTAAACGGCCGCCGGCCGATAAGAATCTGAATCATCGAACCTTGAAGGAATTTATTAACTATGTGGAGGAAATGACATGAAATCAGAAATTATTCTTTTAGGGCATGGCAGCCGTCGTGCCGAAGCTAACCAAGGTCTGTTAGTCGTTGCTGAAAAAGTCAGCCGGATTATGGGACAAGAGGTAACTCCAGCCTATATGGCACATGATAAGCCGAGTCTGCCTGAAGCTGTGGAAGGGAAAATTAAAGACGGTGCAACTAAAATTGTGATTATGCCCCTCTTTCTTTTCCGCGGCATGCACGTTACGGTGGATATTCATGAGGAACTACAGGAAATCCGGGAGCAGCATCCTGAGGTAGAGATTATCTTTACCAGAGAACTGGGAGCTGACGATGGAATTGCCAGTTTGGCCAGCTTTCGTATTAAGGAGGCACTGGGGGAATGACATCAGAGTTTATTTTAGACCCCGGTCAAATTGAAAAGGAAAGCATGCGTATTATCCGAGCAGGATTAAGTCGTCCTTGGCTGGAACAAGATCTTCCTGTTGTTGAACGGATTATTCATACCACGGGAGATCCTTCCTTGGAGTCCTCTATTGCCATTCACCCGGAAGCCATCGCTTGCGGCCTCCAAGCTTTAAAAGCAGGGGCCGATGTCATTACGGATGTGGAGATGGTTCGAGCTGGAATCTCCAAAGAGAAACTAAAATCACTGGGCGGACAAGCAGAGTGCTTTTTAAACGCTCCTGGAGTACCCGAACAAGCAAAAGCTTGGGGTATCACTCGTTCAATGACAGCATTTCGCATGCATGCCGACCGCCTGCGGGGTTCCATTGTAGCCATCGGCAATGCTCCCACAGCTTTGCTGGAAGTTCTGCGTCTGGCAGAAAATCCGGAAACCCGGCCGGCTTTAATCGTCGGAATTCCAGTCGGCTTTATCGGAGCCAAAGAGTCTAAAGATTTATTATGGGAACACCAGGAGTTTCCCTCGATTACCGTCCTGGGAACCCGGGGTGGAAGTCCTATGGCTGCAACTGTGGTCAACGCCTTAATTTATACAGTTTTAAAAAACAAGTAACAGTATGAAACAGTGACTCTGTCTGCAAAGCTATTCTTTGAAGAAAATGGGAAGCAACAAAACTTTCCTGTGCTTCCTAATAAAGGGGTGAAAGATGATGTCTTCAAACAAACTAACGGCCAAACTCATGATTCAAGGAACTTCTTCGAGTGTTGGCAAAAGCGTGTTGGCTGCTGCATTTTGCCGGATCTTTTATCAAGAAGGATACAAGGTCAGCCCATTTAAAGCTCAGAATATGGCCTTAAACTCCTTTGTGACGGCAGATGGGGGAGAAATGGGCAGAGCCCAGGTTGTTCAGGCTCAAGCAGCAGGGGTAGATCCGGATGTGCGTATGAATCCTGTATTGCTCAAGCCCAGCGGACCAACAGGGTCTCAGGTTGTGATTATGGGGAAATCTCACGGCAATGTAACCGCTTTGCGTTATCATGGAGAATATCAGCGTATGACTTGGCCCTATGTCACGGAAGCGCTGCACGGGCTGTTGGATGAGTATGAAATTCTCGTTATCGAAGGAGCGGGAAGTCCGGCTGAAGTGAATCTTAAATCCAACGACATCGTCAATATGAGAATTGCCCTGGAGGCTGATTCCCCGGTCTTACTGGTAGCGGATATTGACCGGGGCGGTGCTTTAGCATCCGTTGTGGGGACGTTAGAACTGGTGGAGCCTGAAGAGCGAGCCATGATTAAAGGAATTGTTTTTAATAAATTCCGTGGTGAAATCAAGCTTCTTCAGCCGGCTTTGGACTTCATTGAGCAAAAAACAGGAATTCCGGTGGTAGGAGTTGTTCCGTATTTCAAAATCCGTATTCCGGATGAGGATTCTGTAGCCATCAGTGAAGCCCAGGAAAAACCATCTGTTGCCTTAGACCAACAATTAGATGTTGCAGTTATTCGCTTGCCTTATATATCTAACTTTACTGACTTCGATGCCCTTCAGGATGAAGCTGATGTAGCAGTTCGTTATGTCACGGATCCTGCCAATTTAGGGAAACCTGATCTCTTGATTATTCCTGGCAGCAAGAATACCTTAGCCGATTTGCGTTTCCTGAATGAAAGCGGCATGGGTGATCAAATCCAGGCTCTTCGTGCTCAGGAAGTACCGATTATTGGCATTTGCGGCGGCTATCAAATGATGGGACGCTTAGTCAAGGATCCCCTGCATACGGAGTCGGAGCTGGAGGAAATGCCTGGCCTGGGAATCCTGCCTATGGTTACGGAGTTCTATCCTCAAAAACATACCGTTCAGAGTAAGGGAACGGTTTTGTCGGATCAAGGCTTCTTTAAAGGATGTACCGGAGATACCGTTGTCGGCTATGAAATTCATATGGGACGTTCCTCCTTAGATGAAGGACACTCACCTTTGTTTAACTTAACATCCAACGGAGAAACCAATCTCGATGGTTTGCAGAACGGTAATTCCTATGGCACCTATCTGCACGGTATCTTTGATAATGACAGCCTGCGCAGTTCATTGCTCAACTGGCTGTGGGAGCGCCGGGGGATGGAAAGGCCCGTTGAGGCTTCACTTTCTCAAGCAGCACTGCGGGAATTAGCCTATAATGAGCTGGCAGATTTGGTTCGTCAAAATGTGGACTTGGAACGAATTCGTGAGATTATGGGCTTAAGAGCCGAATCATAAGGAAAGACCGGGTAATTATAGCATGATGGAAAGGCTTTATTTTCTTTGGGCGGTACTTCCTGTCCCGGTGCTATTAGGCTTTGTTCTTGATCAAGTCATTGGTGATCCACGCAGCTGGCCACATCCTGTTGTCGGGATTGGCAAAGCCATCAGCGTGTTGGAGGATAAACTTAATCATGGCTCTCCTCAGGTACGCCGCCGTAATGGGGTCTTCCTTACCTTTCTGATCGTGGGCGGCAGTTATTTTATCACTTGGGCTGCTGTATGGG
This Desulfosporosinus orientis DSM 765 DNA region includes the following protein-coding sequences:
- a CDS encoding cobalt-precorrin 5A hydrolase, whose product is MKEKIALLTLTDRGLDTILRIVHGLPESVQPKIYLHQKVIPQKNITAQRDYQVFSRLKDIVPQLWQESEVLVFVMASGIVVRQIASLVEGKDRDPAVLVLDEAGEFVIPLLSGHLGGANAWARQISEHIKAVPVITTATDVRGMVAPDEYARRYGWKVEPVSHLPEVNSLLLKRSYLNVWTSYPFQANENAWLQDSHYRFLPDSDKDQANVIIDAFPDSNVKGDSLYLVPPVLSVGVGCRRGVAKEIILERILTAIQLLGASPKAISGLYSIDLKSDEVGLIEAAAYLGVPFRTFPAEELQTVNHQNQLNRSNFVSEKIGVDGVCEAASLLGTSKGRLILPKTKGQGVTVAISIENFML
- the cobJ gene encoding precorrin-3B C(17)-methyltransferase, yielding MTGKVQSVLNEVEYIVGYKTYVDLIRSYLTHQQVVATGMRQEIDRCREAIRLAAEGHRVAVISSGDAGVYGMAGIIIECMEQENLLDMPLEIIPGVTAASAAASMLGAPLMHDFAVVSLSDLLTPWEVIEKRVRLAAEGDFIFALYNPKSKGRPHHIETVREIILQYRRPDTPVGLVREALRGEESSVEITTLEDFTNHTIDMLTTVIIGNSQTRIVGPYMVTPRGYKL
- the cobK gene encoding precorrin-6A reductase, producing MKLLVLAGTEDGRELAEALLRRGHDVLVSTLTAYGADLAQGQGLQARFGAMDARRLTDLLRAQEFSALVDATHPYALQVKELARKACGDLEIPYLRWERSALNLPEHPLIHWAEDLPEAASLAAALGQRILLTTGSNGLPEWAVHPAMKDKTLFVRVLPTSAVLARCEELGFKPNQIIAAQGPFSQEWDEAMFKQLKVEVVVAKESGKVGGTLEKVLACLGLHIPMVMIKRPPADKNLNHRTLKEFINYVEEMT
- a CDS encoding sirohydrochlorin chelatase — protein: MKSEIILLGHGSRRAEANQGLLVVAEKVSRIMGQEVTPAYMAHDKPSLPEAVEGKIKDGATKIVIMPLFLFRGMHVTVDIHEELQEIREQHPEVEIIFTRELGADDGIASLASFRIKEALGE
- a CDS encoding precorrin-8X methylmutase, translated to MTSEFILDPGQIEKESMRIIRAGLSRPWLEQDLPVVERIIHTTGDPSLESSIAIHPEAIACGLQALKAGADVITDVEMVRAGISKEKLKSLGGQAECFLNAPGVPEQAKAWGITRSMTAFRMHADRLRGSIVAIGNAPTALLEVLRLAENPETRPALIVGIPVGFIGAKESKDLLWEHQEFPSITVLGTRGGSPMAATVVNALIYTVLKNK
- a CDS encoding cobyric acid synthase codes for the protein MSSNKLTAKLMIQGTSSSVGKSVLAAAFCRIFYQEGYKVSPFKAQNMALNSFVTADGGEMGRAQVVQAQAAGVDPDVRMNPVLLKPSGPTGSQVVIMGKSHGNVTALRYHGEYQRMTWPYVTEALHGLLDEYEILVIEGAGSPAEVNLKSNDIVNMRIALEADSPVLLVADIDRGGALASVVGTLELVEPEERAMIKGIVFNKFRGEIKLLQPALDFIEQKTGIPVVGVVPYFKIRIPDEDSVAISEAQEKPSVALDQQLDVAVIRLPYISNFTDFDALQDEADVAVRYVTDPANLGKPDLLIIPGSKNTLADLRFLNESGMGDQIQALRAQEVPIIGICGGYQMMGRLVKDPLHTESELEEMPGLGILPMVTEFYPQKHTVQSKGTVLSDQGFFKGCTGDTVVGYEIHMGRSSLDEGHSPLFNLTSNGETNLDGLQNGNSYGTYLHGIFDNDSLRSSLLNWLWERRGMERPVEASLSQAALRELAYNELADLVRQNVDLERIREIMGLRAES